CTATCGCATTACTTTAAAACTATTCTTTTTTTCTCAATACGATTAAGCAATTTACTCTATTTAATAAATGATTACAGTTTGTCATTAAATAATACAAATTCATTTAACAACCATTTTTAAGCTATAAAATAATTTATTCAATTTATATCCATGTATTGAATTTTTTTAAAACTCTTTTTTTAAATTGAATAATCTTAAAAATAATTGCGTTGGTATGTTATGCAGATAGTGTTTTTCCAAAAACAGATAAAAACACTATTTATAAATTATGCTATTAGATGGTTTTCAGAAGATAAAAAAGATTAAAGCAAAAAAAGATAAGCAACAATGAATTGTTTAGATCTCAATAGGTGTAATGTATAAACAGAGACTTTCAAAAACGTAGCGCTGTTATTGTTTATTTATAACTTTTCCAGCTTCTATATATTTTACAATTAATATTGATTGTAATTTAATATGAAAGTACCGTAATAATATTGTTGTTAAATGTTTTAGTTCGCCCCACGCCATTAAACTACATGAAATAAAACCACATGGAATAAAACTATATTTTATCAGAAGGTAATCGTCGAAAGTCTTTTTGTTACATTTTATTGATTTTGACCCCAGCAGGAATCGAACCTGCAACTAGCCCTTAGGAGGGGCTCGTTATATCCATTTAACTATGAGGTCATATCGGCGAGCATTTTAATAAATTTAAACAAACATTGCTATTTAAATCATGAAAAATTTTCTATTTTGATCAAACATGATACAATCATTGTATTCAACACTTTATCATTTTTATTCGGTAACATTATGAAAAAAAGAATAATAGGTATGATGTTTTCGGTTTTAACACTGACAAGTTGTGCAACCTATCAGCCTGAAACAAATAGCTATAGTGACCCATTATCTGGGTTCAATAAAACTATGTTTAATGTAAATTATTATGCGCTTGATCCATACATTTTGCGACCTGCAGCAGTGGTCTGGAAAGATTATGTGCCCTCCCCAATACGTAAAGGGGTTGTTAATTTTTCATCCAACCTTTCTGAACCAGCCTCAATGGTCAATAGTGTTCTACAAGGTGAAGGTCATGAAGCGGGTAAACATTTAGCTCGATTCTTTTTAAATACCGTTTTTGGTGTTGCTGGTTTATTTGATGTAGCAGGTATGGCCGATCCACAATTACAAAAAGGTTCTAAACGCAGTTTTGGTGATGTATTAGGTCATTATAATGTACCTTATGGTCCTTATGTTGTCTTACCTTTCTATGGTTCTGCAACACTTCGTCAAGAAGGTGGTGATATTGTTGATACCTTGTATCCGCCACTTGTTTGGTTAGATTGGGAATGGGCATTAGTACGTGGCGTATTTGATGGAATTGAAGCTCGCGCTGTGGCAATTGAGTATGAAGATTTACTTAAAAATAGTGATGACCCTTATAACTTTATGCGAAATGCTTACTTCCAACGTAATGATTTTAACGCATCTGGTGGTAAAGTTGACGAGCAAAAACAACAGCAACGTCAAGAAAGCATCAATAGCATAATTAATGATATAGATTCTCAATAAGTATAATTAGTTATATTTTTTATAATATCGCCTTGATTTTGAAGTGACCCCATAAAGTTGGACACTTTTATTAAGCGACTTGTAAGGCCTGATTTCGATATTCAACCGGAGTCAGGCCTTTTAATTTGGCTTTAATCCGTTTAGTATTGTAGTATTCTATATATTCTTCTATTTTTTTAAATTCCATTGTGTTCTTTTACGGCAAGTTTCATTTCGGGAAGATAACGCCAAAACCGACTTGGCATATGTTGACGTTGCAATTTTGGGTTTATACGTTCTTTTATGGTTATTGCATTGCAATACCTTAGCCACATGGTTTGAAACAGTGCCTCGTCTTCAGTTAGATAATTTTGATTAACTTGACTATTAATGATTAAATCATCTTTATCAATTAATGATACTTGCTCTATGTTATTTAAATCATAGACATAACCATATTGGCGTTTTTCATCATATATTGCCCATTTTTGATCAGCAAATCGTTCTTTAAAAAAAGTTAATACCAAAGGAAGCACATTATAAATAGGCCCAATTATAGAAAAGTAGATTTTTTCACTTTCATCATTTTCATCATCATCTGATACTTGCTCATACGGTTTTTTTAGTGGATTTTTTATGGCATTAAAACGAATAAACTCTAATATACGATGACGTTCATTACTCACTTTTTTAGCAATTTCGCGCACGGTTAATACATCGGGATCGGCAAAATCAGTTTCAATAGATTTCGTGGCTTTAAATACTTTGCAAATATAACGAAAGATGATTAAGTCACTATCAGGTAATTCAGATAACCATACATACATTAATTGTCGTAACGCAGTTTTACTCAATTTTTTAAGTAATGCAACTCGCACCCGTTCATACTTAAATTCACGAAATTCCACATAATGCCTATCTGTCACAAGTAGTGGCTCTATCTGTCCTGTAGCTAATAAACATTCTGGCATTTTTTTGAGTTTAAAAGCATCAAATACCGCACATAGTATTCCTTCAAAACTTTTTTCGTAATAAAACGCTAACATGCTTTACCACACCATTACGAGTTGTTGTGGTTGATAAATTGCTTTATCTTCTAACAATGGTGTATCTTGCAAAGATAGCTTGATATATTCTGCAGATGAGTCAAGTATTTTAAATTTTTTCATATCATGACAAATAATAAAAAATTGCGCGCGCTTTAATACCACACCAATCCGTTTAAGTGCTTCAAATGTTAACCGACGATGACGCCTTGCCATAACAATTAATTTGGCAGATTTAACACCAATACCCGGTACCCGTAATATTTTTTGATAACTATCACGATTAATATCAACTGGAAAAAACTGCGGGTTGCGGATCGCCCAAGAAAGTTTAGGATCAACCGTTAAATCAAGATCTGGATATCTATCATTAACAATTTCATCAACATTAAAGTCATAAAATCGCAATAACCAATCAGCTTGATACAGCCTATTTTCACGCACACGCGGTACATCTTGCACAACTGGCAAACGTTTATCATAACCATTAACTGGAACAAATCCTGAATAATAGACTCGTTTCATACTCGGTCGCTTATAGAGTTTGGCTGTTAATTGTAATATCTGTTTGTCCGATTCATCGGTTGCACCAATAATCATTTGTGTACTCTGCCCTGCTGGTACAAATTTTGGCGTAGATTTAAATTTTTTACGATCTTCAATATTATCAAGTAGATTTTGATGAATTTGGCGCATAGGTTGATAGATACTTTTATGATCTTTATCTGGCGCAAGTAATTTAAGATTTTCCTCAGTTGGAATTTCTAAGTTAACACTCATTCTATCAACCAATAATCCAGCTTGATTAATCAATTCATCACTAGCACCAGGGATCGCTTTCATATGAATATAGCCATTAAAATGATGCTCAGTACGTAAAATTTTTACTACGCGGATCATGCGTTCCATAGTGTGATCAGGGCTGCGCACAATGCCCGAACTTATAAATAATCCTTCGATATAGTTACGGCGATAAAATTCAATGGTCAGATCAGCCAGTTCGCGCGGAGTAAAACCAGCTCTAGGAATATCATTACTTTGTCGGTTAATGCAATAAGCACAATCAAACATGCAGTAATTAGTTAACATAATTTTAAGTAACGACACGCATCGCCCATCGGCAGTAAATGTGTGGCAAATACCACTTTTGCTTGCATTACCGATGCCTTTATTTTTATTGCGACGAGTAGATCCACTTGATGAACACGAGACATCATACTTTGCCGATTCGGCT
The sequence above is drawn from the Gilliamella apicola genome and encodes:
- a CDS encoding MlaA family lipoprotein gives rise to the protein MKKRIIGMMFSVLTLTSCATYQPETNSYSDPLSGFNKTMFNVNYYALDPYILRPAAVVWKDYVPSPIRKGVVNFSSNLSEPASMVNSVLQGEGHEAGKHLARFFLNTVFGVAGLFDVAGMADPQLQKGSKRSFGDVLGHYNVPYGPYVVLPFYGSATLRQEGGDIVDTLYPPLVWLDWEWALVRGVFDGIEARAVAIEYEDLLKNSDDPYNFMRNAYFQRNDFNASGGKVDEQKQQQRQESINSIINDIDSQ
- a CDS encoding TIGR03915 family putative DNA repair protein: MLAFYYEKSFEGILCAVFDAFKLKKMPECLLATGQIEPLLVTDRHYVEFREFKYERVRVALLKKLSKTALRQLMYVWLSELPDSDLIIFRYICKVFKATKSIETDFADPDVLTVREIAKKVSNERHRILEFIRFNAIKNPLKKPYEQVSDDDENDESEKIYFSIIGPIYNVLPLVLTFFKERFADQKWAIYDEKRQYGYVYDLNNIEQVSLIDKDDLIINSQVNQNYLTEDEALFQTMWLRYCNAITIKERINPKLQRQHMPSRFWRYLPEMKLAVKEHNGI
- a CDS encoding putative DNA modification/repair radical SAM protein, with protein sequence MNEKIIAKLEILAESAKYDVSCSSSGSTRRNKNKGIGNASKSGICHTFTADGRCVSLLKIMLTNYCMFDCAYCINRQSNDIPRAGFTPRELADLTIEFYRRNYIEGLFISSGIVRSPDHTMERMIRVVKILRTEHHFNGYIHMKAIPGASDELINQAGLLVDRMSVNLEIPTEENLKLLAPDKDHKSIYQPMRQIHQNLLDNIEDRKKFKSTPKFVPAGQSTQMIIGATDESDKQILQLTAKLYKRPSMKRVYYSGFVPVNGYDKRLPVVQDVPRVRENRLYQADWLLRFYDFNVDEIVNDRYPDLDLTVDPKLSWAIRNPQFFPVDINRDSYQKILRVPGIGVKSAKLIVMARRHRRLTFEALKRIGVVLKRAQFFIICHDMKKFKILDSSAEYIKLSLQDTPLLEDKAIYQPQQLVMVW